In Hemiscyllium ocellatum isolate sHemOce1 chromosome 5, sHemOce1.pat.X.cur, whole genome shotgun sequence, the following are encoded in one genomic region:
- the LOC132816190 gene encoding fucolectin-5-like produces the protein MTPYYPLVFACILGFATSHPRTENLAENIVATQSSLADFRGWAANAIDGNDMTDPSKGSCSRTSVESDPWWRVNLHYHYRVYVVKITTSADKALEGANIHIGDCLKNNGTNNAVCASNVSIPAGDTKVIKCGDIGVHGVFVTITIPGTEKCISLCEVELFGAPEPHSDIHHEH, from the exons ATGACGCCTTATTACCCATTGGTGTTTGCCTGCATCTTGGGCTTTGCTACTTCCCACCCACGAACTG AAAACTTGGCTGAGAATATTGTGGCCACTCAGTCCAGCCTTGCAGACTTTCGGGGGTGGGCAGCGAACGCAATAGATGGAAATGACATGACTGATCCCAGTAAGGGATCCTGCAGCCGGACCAGTGTGGAATCAGACCCATGGTGGAGAGTTAATCTGCATTACCATTACCGGGTCTATGTCGTCAAAATTACCACCAGcgcagacaaagctttggaaggaGCTAACATTCACATTGGAGACTGTTTAAAAAACAATGGAACCAACAATGCAGT CTGTGCGTCCAACGTCTCAATCCCAGCGGGAGACACTAAAGTGATTAAATGCGGAGATATCGGAGTGCATGGTGTGTTTGTGACCATCACAATCCCAGGAACTGAAAAATGCATTTCGCTGTGTGAGGTGGAACTTTTTGGGGCACCGGAACCACACAGTGACATACA TCATGAACATTAA